From Candidatus Cloacimonadaceae bacterium, one genomic window encodes:
- a CDS encoding thiamine pyrophosphate-dependent enzyme translates to MRELDTNKANTWCSGCGNFGIINAVKKAIHDLNAKEVGTDDIVITAGIGCHGKIFDYLNLSGIYGLHGRALATAQGIKLANPDLKIISFGGDGDSLGEGLEHTLFAAKRNMDITLILHNNGNYGLTTGQFSPLSFQGYKGLSTPFGSIEKPFDAVPLLIEAGATFVARAYSARIDHLCEMIVKAVQHKGFSFVEVLQPCVAYNNTYQLFNQKVKHLEIVPDKLSQALTLARSTEDIYIGIFHQETRAVYHELLYQDANPYRQRKSAAERREHKA, encoded by the coding sequence ATGCGTGAACTGGACACCAATAAAGCCAATACCTGGTGCAGCGGCTGCGGAAACTTTGGCATCATCAATGCTGTTAAAAAAGCCATCCATGATTTGAACGCTAAAGAAGTCGGAACAGACGATATCGTTATCACCGCCGGAATCGGATGCCATGGGAAGATCTTTGATTACCTCAATCTCAGCGGTATCTATGGCTTGCATGGCCGCGCCCTGGCAACTGCACAGGGCATCAAACTCGCAAATCCGGATCTCAAAATCATCAGCTTCGGCGGAGACGGAGACAGCCTCGGCGAGGGTTTGGAACATACGCTTTTTGCCGCCAAACGCAATATGGACATCACTTTGATCCTGCACAACAACGGAAATTACGGACTCACGACCGGGCAGTTTTCACCGCTTAGTTTTCAAGGTTACAAAGGACTTTCCACTCCCTTCGGAAGCATCGAAAAGCCTTTTGATGCCGTGCCGTTGTTGATCGAAGCGGGTGCCACGTTCGTCGCCAGAGCCTATAGCGCGCGTATCGATCACCTCTGCGAGATGATCGTCAAAGCAGTGCAGCACAAGGGGTTCTCCTTCGTGGAAGTGCTGCAGCCATGCGTGGCATATAACAACACCTATCAGCTTTTCAACCAAAAAGTCAAGCATTTGGAAATCGTTCCGGACAAGCTTTCGCAGGCTCTCACGCTGGCAAGATCAACCGAAGATATCTATATCGGCATCTTCCATCAGGAGACAAGGGCAGTCTATCACGAACTGCTCTATCAGGACGCGAATCCTTACCGGCAAAGGAAAAGCGCCGCCGAGCGAAGGGAGCATAAAGCATGA
- a CDS encoding nucleoside monophosphate kinase, whose product MKCIVFLGIQGSGKGTQAKLLSDRLGYQHINTGDLFREQIGRRSALGERVKASIGRGELVSDELVFEIIDSSVLPDMKGIVFDGFPRNTKQAEFLVRNYQVLCVFYLDLSEEDAIKRLSSRRMCSDCGVNFNLISHPPKSDGVCDVCGGELVTRQDDKPEAIKQRMSEFYQQTFELKDYFEARCLLKSVKAESGITEIATEINAALNQEF is encoded by the coding sequence ATGAAATGCATCGTTTTTCTTGGAATCCAGGGAAGCGGAAAAGGCACACAGGCGAAGCTATTAAGCGATCGCCTTGGGTATCAGCATATCAATACTGGGGATTTGTTCCGCGAGCAGATCGGCAGACGGAGCGCGCTTGGAGAAAGAGTGAAAGCCAGTATCGGAAGAGGCGAACTCGTCTCCGACGAATTGGTATTTGAGATCATCGACAGCTCGGTTTTGCCGGATATGAAGGGTATTGTGTTCGATGGTTTTCCCCGCAACACGAAACAGGCTGAGTTCCTTGTCCGCAATTATCAGGTGCTTTGTGTATTTTATCTCGATCTTTCGGAAGAGGACGCCATAAAGCGCCTATCCTCGCGCCGGATGTGTTCTGATTGTGGAGTGAACTTTAACCTCATCAGTCATCCTCCCAAATCTGACGGCGTTTGCGACGTATGCGGCGGTGAATTGGTCACCCGTCAGGATGACAAACCGGAAGCGATCAAACAGCGGATGAGCGAGTTTTATCAACAGACTTTTGAATTGAAAGATTATTTTGAAGCCAGATGCTTGCTCAAGAGCGTCAAAGCGGAATCCGGCATCACGGAGATCGCCACTGAGATCAATGCAGCACTGAACCAAGAGTTTTGA
- a CDS encoding holo-ACP synthase — MIFGIGTDIISVQRVARVIERNPRFVDKVFTTNEIDYCSKKANPAQSYAARFAAKEALMKAIGSGWDGRINWIDIEIINDSQGKPGFSLHKATKGFMEDNGIDGTHLSLSHEKDYAVAFVVLVKN; from the coding sequence GTGATCTTCGGCATCGGCACGGATATCATATCGGTTCAGCGAGTTGCCAGGGTCATTGAAAGAAACCCTCGCTTCGTGGACAAGGTATTTACTACAAACGAGATCGATTATTGCAGTAAGAAAGCCAATCCGGCTCAATCCTACGCTGCCCGCTTTGCTGCAAAGGAAGCTTTGATGAAAGCCATCGGCTCCGGTTGGGACGGACGTATCAACTGGATCGATATCGAGATCATAAACGACTCCCAGGGTAAGCCGGGATTCTCCCTCCATAAAGCCACAAAAGGCTTTATGGAGGACAATGGTATTGATGGCACCCATCTTTCGCTTTCGCATGAAAAGGACTATGCCGTCGCTTTCGTTGTCCTGGTAAAAAATTAG
- a CDS encoding KH domain-containing protein: protein MKDLIEFMVKALVDDPSEVNLTEISGDKITRYELRVAKSDIGKVIGKRGRTAGAIRTIINAVSTKQGKRAELEIIE from the coding sequence ATGAAAGACTTGATTGAATTCATGGTGAAAGCACTGGTGGACGATCCCAGTGAAGTGAATCTTACTGAGATTTCCGGAGACAAGATTACCCGTTATGAGCTTCGCGTCGCAAAAAGCGACATCGGTAAAGTCATTGGCAAACGTGGACGCACCGCAGGTGCCATCCGCACGATTATCAACGCTGTAAGTACGAAGCAGGGAAAGAGAGCAGAACTCGAAATTATCGAGTAA
- the rpsP gene encoding 30S ribosomal protein S16, translated as MVKLRLRRMGANDKPFYRIVAVDARVKRDGKYIECIGWYDPKPNPLKLNIETERAIYWMSVGAQPSDTVRSLLRKAGVLQIWHERKITEKKEEAAAE; from the coding sequence ATGGTCAAGCTGAGACTAAGACGGATGGGTGCGAACGACAAACCCTTTTACCGTATCGTTGCTGTCGATGCCCGTGTCAAGCGGGATGGAAAATACATCGAGTGCATCGGATGGTATGATCCCAAGCCCAATCCGCTAAAACTAAACATTGAAACCGAAAGAGCCATATACTGGATGAGCGTAGGCGCTCAGCCCTCTGATACAGTTCGTTCGCTCTTGCGCAAAGCTGGAGTATTACAGATCTGGCACGAGCGTAAAATTACCGAAAAGAAAGAAGAAGCTGCCGCAGAATAA
- the rplS gene encoding 50S ribosomal protein L19: MDILHQVGRDQIRTDFPDYRVGDTVKVHYKIKEGSKERIQVFQGIVIQKRGAGVSKSFTVRKVSNGVGVERIFPQHSPNIDKLEIVRFGQVRRAKLFYLRSAKGKAGRIKERRRFTA, translated from the coding sequence ATGGATATTCTGCACCAAGTTGGCAGAGACCAAATCAGAACCGACTTTCCCGATTATCGCGTAGGCGATACGGTCAAAGTCCACTATAAAATTAAGGAAGGAAGCAAGGAACGCATCCAGGTGTTTCAAGGTATCGTGATCCAAAAACGCGGTGCCGGCGTTTCCAAATCCTTCACAGTTCGTAAAGTGTCAAACGGAGTGGGAGTCGAGAGAATCTTTCCTCAACACTCACCTAATATTGACAAGCTCGAGATCGTTCGTTTCGGCCAGGTGCGCAGAGCAAAATTGTTCTATCTGCGCAGCGCCAAAGGCAAAGCGGGCAGGATCAAAGAGCGTAGAAGATTCACTGCTTAG
- the trmD gene encoding tRNA (guanosine(37)-N1)-methyltransferase TrmD encodes MRVEILSLFPEFFSGFLSSSIVARAIESKAIDVRITDFRAYSQNKHRKVDDYPYGGFAGMVIQAQPLYDAINDLLEESFAPVVYFSPQGRVLDQSILGYYASLPRVILLCGHYKEIDQRVRNIAVCDEISLGDYVLSGGEIAALAFVDGVARLQEGVLGDINSAQSDSFSDQLLGFPCYSRPETFMEQSVPEVLRNGNHKLISDWAKEQSIKLTRTRRPDLTIKK; translated from the coding sequence ATGCGCGTCGAAATCCTGAGTCTGTTCCCGGAGTTTTTCAGCGGATTTCTGTCCTCGAGCATTGTTGCCCGCGCGATTGAATCCAAGGCGATCGACGTCCGGATAACCGATTTTCGCGCCTATAGCCAAAACAAACATCGTAAGGTGGATGACTATCCTTATGGCGGATTTGCCGGAATGGTGATCCAGGCGCAGCCTCTATATGACGCGATCAACGATCTTTTGGAAGAGAGCTTTGCCCCAGTGGTCTATTTCAGTCCGCAGGGAAGAGTGCTCGATCAATCCATTCTCGGATACTATGCTTCATTGCCACGCGTGATCCTGCTCTGCGGTCACTACAAGGAAATCGATCAACGCGTCCGCAATATCGCCGTCTGCGATGAAATCTCGTTGGGGGATTATGTCCTTTCCGGCGGAGAGATTGCAGCCTTGGCATTTGTCGATGGTGTGGCGAGATTGCAGGAAGGCGTTTTGGGAGACATCAACTCCGCGCAAAGCGATTCCTTTTCAGACCAATTACTTGGTTTTCCCTGCTACAGCAGACCAGAGACCTTCATGGAACAAAGCGTTCCGGAGGTACTCCGAAATGGAAATCACAAGCTGATCTCAGACTGGGCGAAAGAGCAATCGATCAAACTCACCCGGACCAGAAGACCGGATTTGACTATCAAGAAATGA
- a CDS encoding 2-oxoacid:acceptor oxidoreductase family protein, whose translation MSENIYTILIGGRAGEGIKKAAQVIAGLLCQAGKQVYQADDYQSLIRGGHNFSTVSSSDETVYAAYQDADLIICFDHRSVEEHAGFLKPGGVLFCNSDESDLEDGAGIPMTSIMKKHYPEGSNIGIVAIAIFCAHHSIHQYIMRNTIKQQFKRNIAENIAFADEIYELVIKKSSEPMDHPFDHQYRFLSGNQAIGLGAYYAGLDFYFAYPMTPASSLLHYLALKKESLGIYAIHAESELAAINMAIGSAVAGCRSAVGSSGGGFALMQEAFSMAGIVEAPLLCVLTSRPGPATGVSTYTAQEDLWFAINQGHGEFPRVVASPDCHERAFSLAAELLSLAWEVQTPAILLTEKQLSEDMRNLHLDQTSLPEASCLMDNCSKDYKRYAITESGISPLQFPQDCPESVVKWNSHEHFETGLRTDAAGAMIAMKDKRNRKNAVLEKATRKYQRVAVYGNGENVIFAYGSTVMELREALKYTDSGFRIVAPIYLEPFPFEELKEYEGKAAIVVEHSSTGQFARFLQWKLKLQTKRNILKYDGRAFDPIKLANLLEEAIHA comes from the coding sequence GTGAGCGAAAATATATATACGATATTGATCGGTGGCAGAGCTGGAGAGGGCATTAAAAAAGCCGCACAGGTGATCGCCGGTCTTTTGTGCCAAGCAGGAAAACAGGTTTATCAGGCGGATGATTATCAGAGCCTGATCAGAGGCGGGCACAATTTCAGCACGGTATCATCTTCGGACGAAACCGTTTATGCCGCTTATCAGGATGCCGATCTGATCATCTGTTTCGATCACCGCAGCGTCGAAGAGCACGCGGGATTTCTCAAACCGGGTGGAGTCCTTTTCTGCAATAGCGATGAAAGCGATCTTGAAGACGGAGCAGGCATCCCGATGACCTCGATCATGAAAAAGCACTATCCGGAAGGATCGAACATCGGCATTGTGGCGATAGCGATCTTTTGTGCCCATCATTCTATCCACCAATATATTATGCGCAACACTATCAAGCAACAGTTTAAGCGAAATATCGCGGAAAATATCGCTTTTGCAGATGAGATTTACGAGCTTGTAATCAAGAAAAGTTCCGAGCCGATGGATCATCCCTTTGATCATCAGTATCGGTTTCTATCAGGAAATCAGGCAATCGGGCTGGGAGCATATTATGCAGGTTTGGATTTCTATTTTGCCTATCCAATGACCCCGGCTTCCTCGCTGCTGCACTATCTGGCACTGAAAAAGGAAAGCCTTGGGATCTATGCCATCCATGCTGAAAGCGAACTGGCAGCGATCAATATGGCGATTGGAAGTGCGGTCGCGGGTTGCAGATCGGCAGTTGGAAGCAGTGGAGGCGGATTCGCATTGATGCAGGAAGCTTTTTCCATGGCGGGAATCGTGGAAGCTCCGCTTTTGTGTGTGCTTACTTCGCGTCCCGGACCAGCAACCGGAGTTTCCACATATACGGCACAGGAAGACCTATGGTTTGCCATCAATCAGGGACATGGGGAGTTTCCGCGCGTGGTCGCATCACCGGATTGTCATGAACGGGCTTTTTCACTGGCAGCGGAATTGCTTTCCCTTGCCTGGGAAGTGCAAACACCTGCGATCCTGCTCACCGAAAAACAGCTTTCCGAGGACATGAGAAACCTCCACCTTGATCAGACTTCACTTCCGGAGGCGTCATGCCTTATGGATAACTGCTCAAAAGATTACAAGCGTTATGCGATCACCGAGAGCGGAATTTCGCCGTTGCAGTTTCCGCAGGATTGTCCTGAAAGTGTTGTCAAATGGAACAGTCATGAACATTTTGAGACCGGGCTCAGAACCGATGCCGCCGGTGCTATGATCGCGATGAAAGACAAACGCAACCGTAAAAACGCCGTTCTTGAAAAAGCCACACGGAAGTATCAAAGAGTGGCGGTTTATGGCAATGGAGAAAACGTGATCTTTGCCTATGGCTCCACAGTGATGGAATTGCGTGAAGCACTTAAATATACTGATTCCGGTTTCAGAATCGTGGCGCCAATCTATCTGGAACCCTTTCCTTTTGAAGAACTTAAAGAATATGAAGGCAAAGCGGCGATCGTGGTGGAACACAGCTCCACCGGTCAGTTTGCCAGGTTTCTTCAGTGGAAATTGAAACTTCAAACAAAGCGGAACATCCTCAAATATGACGGGCGTGCTTTCGATCCCATCAAGCTTGCCAACCTGCTCGAGGAGGCGATCCATGCGTGA
- a CDS encoding methylated-DNA--[protein]-cysteine S-methyltransferase yields MKSHIPLKIKSKEVATMIYTHDNICLKIEIKDEVIVGIDFCSEGDCVASPIGTALESDIHLQFGEYFEGRREDFALPYLLQGTHFQLSVWQALEEIPYAQTVSYSSIAQQIGNPKAVRAVGGAVGSNPLPLIIPCHRVIGKNGAIVGFRGGTDIKQALLNLEQKGQAHS; encoded by the coding sequence TTGAAGAGCCATATACCTTTGAAGATAAAATCCAAGGAAGTAGCCACGATGATCTACACTCATGACAATATCTGTTTGAAGATAGAGATAAAAGACGAAGTTATCGTCGGGATAGATTTCTGCTCCGAGGGGGATTGCGTTGCAAGCCCCATCGGGACTGCACTTGAGAGTGATATCCATCTCCAGTTCGGGGAGTATTTTGAAGGACGGCGGGAAGATTTTGCCCTGCCCTACCTGCTTCAGGGAACTCATTTTCAACTTTCCGTGTGGCAAGCACTGGAAGAGATACCTTATGCCCAGACAGTTTCCTATTCATCCATCGCCCAGCAAATTGGGAATCCCAAAGCGGTGCGCGCGGTTGGCGGAGCCGTCGGATCAAATCCTTTACCTCTGATCATCCCCTGTCATCGTGTGATCGGCAAAAATGGTGCTATCGTCGGTTTTCGCGGCGGCACGGATATCAAACAAGCACTTTTGAATCTCGAACAGAAAGGACAAGCTCACTCGTGA